A stretch of the Mycobacteroides immunogenum genome encodes the following:
- a CDS encoding NAD(P)-dependent malic enzyme → MTDEEIFDAHIDGKLSVELKSPLDTQRALSIAYTPGVAQVSRAIAADASLAKKYTWAHRLVAVVSDGSAVLGLGDIGPSASLPVMEGKSALFKTFAGLNSIPIVLDTKDPDEIVETLIRLRPTFGAVNLEDISAPRCFEIERRVIEALDCPVMHDDQHGTAIVVLAALMGASRVLGRDQQSLKVVISGAGAAGVACANILLADGISDVTVLDSKGIVHAGRDDLNEFKADLASRTNPRGLTGGQAEALAGADVFLGVSAGKVDESLIATMADESIVFACSNPDPEIHPHVAAKYAAIVATGRSDFPNQINNVLAFPGVFRGALDAEATKITERMKVAAAEAIFSVVEPELAPNKIVPSPLDPRVGPAVAAAVQAVAHESD, encoded by the coding sequence GTGACAGATGAAGAGATTTTCGACGCACATATCGACGGGAAGCTGTCGGTAGAGCTCAAGTCGCCACTGGATACCCAGCGCGCGCTGTCCATCGCCTACACCCCGGGTGTCGCACAGGTATCGCGGGCCATTGCCGCCGACGCCAGCCTGGCCAAGAAGTACACCTGGGCGCATCGCCTGGTCGCGGTGGTCAGCGACGGCAGCGCCGTGCTGGGGCTGGGCGATATCGGCCCGTCCGCCTCGCTGCCGGTCATGGAGGGCAAGAGCGCGCTGTTCAAGACGTTCGCCGGCCTCAACTCCATCCCGATCGTGCTCGACACCAAGGATCCCGATGAGATCGTCGAGACCCTGATCCGGCTGCGGCCCACCTTCGGCGCCGTCAATCTGGAGGACATCTCGGCGCCGCGCTGTTTCGAGATCGAACGGCGCGTCATCGAAGCGCTGGACTGTCCCGTCATGCACGACGACCAACATGGCACCGCCATCGTGGTGCTCGCCGCGCTCATGGGTGCTTCCCGGGTGTTGGGCCGTGACCAGCAGTCGCTCAAGGTCGTCATCTCCGGCGCCGGTGCGGCCGGCGTCGCCTGCGCCAACATCCTGCTGGCCGATGGCATCAGCGATGTGACGGTGCTGGACTCGAAGGGCATCGTGCACGCCGGCCGCGATGACCTCAATGAATTCAAGGCAGATCTCGCGTCGCGCACCAATCCGCGCGGTCTCACCGGTGGGCAGGCCGAGGCGCTTGCGGGTGCCGATGTGTTCCTGGGCGTTTCGGCAGGCAAGGTCGACGAGTCGCTCATCGCGACCATGGCCGACGAGAGCATCGTCTTCGCGTGCTCCAACCCCGACCCCGAGATCCACCCGCATGTCGCGGCCAAGTACGCCGCCATTGTGGCGACGGGGCGCAGCGACTTCCCGAACCAGATCAACAACGTGCTGGCCTTCCCGGGTGTGTTCCGTGGGGCATTGGACGCCGAGGCCACCAAGATCACCGAGCGAATGAAAGTGGCAGCGGCTGAGGCGATTTTCTCGGTCGTGGAGCCGGAATTGGCTCCCAACAAGATTGTGCCCAGCCCACTGGACCCACGCGTCGGGCCGGCCGTGGCGGCCGCCGTGCAGGCTGTCGCGCACGAGAGCGACTAG
- a CDS encoding glycine betaine ABC transporter substrate-binding protein, with protein MVTTNDPQYRVLAFIYAAVVKATGIDTKVRESADPIAELDTGIASVAPGFTARVLRQFAPQQRPSGDEETTYKSMIAALPAGVAAADYGTAEDRAALAVPSAAMSASAKPTLAGLARHCDELARAGQVGPGTVPAARIGSCPTGTPRQFPDTAALFGALRHGDVAVAWTSTADPALPAAGVTVVDDEKSWLPANNVVPLYRRNELSEPQVLSLNKVAGELTTGDLAAMTREVSAGGDPQRVVDAWLNDHQILLRG; from the coding sequence GTGGTGACTACCAATGACCCGCAATATCGGGTGCTCGCTTTCATTTACGCGGCGGTGGTCAAAGCAACCGGTATCGATACCAAGGTGCGCGAGAGTGCCGATCCGATAGCGGAATTGGACACCGGTATCGCGAGCGTCGCGCCCGGTTTCACCGCGCGCGTGCTACGTCAGTTCGCGCCGCAGCAGCGGCCCAGCGGTGACGAGGAGACCACGTACAAGTCCATGATCGCGGCGTTGCCCGCCGGTGTCGCAGCGGCGGACTACGGCACGGCCGAGGATCGTGCGGCGCTGGCCGTTCCTTCCGCCGCGATGAGCGCCTCGGCCAAGCCCACATTGGCCGGGCTGGCCCGCCATTGCGATGAACTGGCGCGGGCGGGCCAGGTGGGCCCGGGCACCGTTCCGGCTGCCCGCATCGGTTCGTGTCCGACCGGCACCCCTCGCCAATTCCCGGACACCGCAGCGCTTTTCGGGGCTCTCAGGCACGGCGACGTGGCGGTCGCGTGGACGTCCACCGCCGATCCCGCCCTTCCCGCGGCCGGAGTCACCGTTGTCGATGACGAGAAGAGTTGGCTTCCGGCCAACAACGTTGTCCCGTTGTACCGGCGCAATGAGCTGTCCGAACCGCAGGTGCTATCGCTTAACAAGGTTGCCGGCGAGCTCACCACCGGGGATCTGGCGGCCATGACCAGGGAGGTCTCCGCCGGCGGAGATCCGCAGCGCGTGGTGGACGCCTGGCTCAATGATCACCAGATTTTGCTGCGCGGCTAG
- a CDS encoding serine hydrolase domain-containing protein, which produces MAIPLGPNVAATAPTRSDELYPGDQPGLRLPDAVEGWARPELSSVVRTFEWLFTKYRLGGGGLSVYVDGELALDIWAGAAAAGQGWTRDTGALVFSASKGIAATVIHRLADRGLLSYDAPVARYWPEFGANGKSAITVRQVLDHRAGLSRLDGIAYHAEEVVDHELMERRLAAASVDKFYGKRAYHALTFGWLLAGLARSVTGKDMRELFRTEIAEPLGVDGIHLGRPPRTSVTKAASMYPFLDAVANKPVVGRVLPTVIRAIDRLPGFEGAIGTMYEPGMERILADDGTLNSALYDMQAPAANAVATAPALAKMYAALAGRGSVDGREFLSPETVAGLGRKTNLTIDRTVLFPMGMHLGYMSLPMNGFRGGFGHIGLGGSMGWADPRRNIAVGFAHNRLPLTMALDQISFAFLWPQIVKAVN; this is translated from the coding sequence ATGGCGATCCCACTGGGCCCCAATGTTGCGGCCACGGCACCTACCCGTAGTGACGAACTGTATCCGGGTGATCAGCCCGGGTTACGGCTGCCGGACGCAGTCGAGGGCTGGGCGCGCCCCGAACTGTCCTCAGTCGTGCGGACCTTCGAGTGGCTGTTCACCAAGTACCGGCTCGGCGGGGGTGGTCTCAGCGTCTACGTCGATGGTGAACTCGCCCTCGATATCTGGGCCGGCGCGGCCGCGGCGGGGCAGGGCTGGACGCGCGACACCGGGGCCCTGGTCTTTTCGGCATCCAAGGGTATTGCCGCCACGGTGATTCATCGCCTGGCCGATCGCGGGCTGCTGTCCTATGACGCCCCGGTCGCGCGCTACTGGCCGGAGTTCGGCGCCAACGGGAAGTCCGCGATCACCGTCCGGCAGGTGCTCGATCATCGCGCAGGTCTCTCCCGTCTTGACGGAATCGCTTACCACGCAGAGGAAGTCGTCGATCACGAGTTGATGGAGCGGCGCCTCGCGGCGGCCTCAGTCGACAAGTTCTACGGCAAGCGCGCCTATCACGCGCTCACCTTCGGATGGTTGCTCGCGGGTCTGGCCCGATCGGTCACCGGCAAGGACATGCGTGAGCTGTTCCGCACCGAGATCGCTGAACCGCTCGGAGTGGACGGTATCCATCTGGGACGCCCGCCACGTACCTCGGTGACCAAGGCCGCTTCGATGTACCCATTTCTGGACGCGGTGGCGAACAAGCCCGTGGTGGGGCGGGTGCTGCCCACCGTCATTCGCGCCATTGATCGCCTTCCTGGTTTCGAGGGCGCTATCGGCACCATGTACGAGCCGGGCATGGAGCGGATTCTCGCCGACGACGGCACGTTGAATTCGGCTCTGTATGACATGCAGGCACCCGCCGCCAACGCGGTGGCCACCGCACCCGCACTCGCGAAGATGTACGCGGCCCTGGCAGGTAGGGGTAGCGTCGACGGCCGCGAGTTCCTGTCGCCGGAAACTGTTGCCGGACTGGGGCGTAAGACCAACCTGACCATCGACCGCACTGTCCTGTTCCCGATGGGTATGCATCTGGGATACATGTCGCTGCCGATGAACGGATTCCGCGGCGGTTTCGGGCATATCGGGCTGGGTGGCTCGATGGGATGGGCTGATCCCCGGCGCAACATTGCCGTCGGCTTCGCGCACAACCGGCTGCCGCTGACCATGGCGCTCGATCAGATCTCGTTCGCGTTCTTGTGGCCGCAGATCGTCAAGGCGGTCAACTGA
- a CDS encoding serine hydrolase domain-containing protein, with translation MAQPHGLDDAAAEPRPPFAYPPLERGTDLPPGVSGWARPEFRGVVRVFSLAFTRYRVGGGALCVYVDGEPVLDLWAGTAQKGAPWTRDTAPVIFSASKGVTATIIHKLVDRGLLDYRAPVARYWPEFAANGKAAITVDEILSHTAGLSRLTGIAHNYEEMFDPDLMADRLAAAPVDRYFGKPAYHALSIGWLMGRLAKAVTGKDLEQLYRTELAEPLGVDGIYMGRPPVGAPSESAALTPYLDRVARSAFIRRTAPPVMGVLDRMPGAKGAASTLYQPGAEMLLADDGHASAPVMDLRCGAGSACCTAPALAKLYAALAGDGSVDGVRLLSPEITKGLARKPSYQIDHTLGLPMGWHRGYHSLTVPVIGGGFGHIGAGGSFGWADQKRKISVAVVHNRLPSTMVFDQTVIGTFLPSIIRAAR, from the coding sequence ATGGCACAACCGCATGGCCTCGATGACGCGGCCGCAGAACCCCGTCCGCCCTTTGCATACCCCCCGCTGGAACGCGGCACGGACCTGCCGCCGGGGGTGAGCGGTTGGGCGCGCCCCGAGTTTCGAGGGGTGGTGCGCGTCTTTTCCCTGGCCTTCACCCGGTACCGCGTCGGTGGTGGCGCCCTCTGTGTGTACGTGGATGGTGAGCCCGTGCTGGACCTGTGGGCGGGGACGGCGCAGAAGGGTGCGCCATGGACCCGTGACACCGCGCCGGTGATCTTCTCGGCCTCCAAGGGCGTGACTGCCACGATCATCCACAAACTCGTAGACCGCGGGCTCCTGGATTACCGGGCGCCCGTCGCCAGGTACTGGCCGGAATTCGCCGCCAACGGCAAGGCGGCGATCACGGTCGATGAGATCCTCTCGCACACCGCGGGGCTGTCGCGGCTGACGGGTATCGCGCACAACTACGAGGAGATGTTCGACCCGGATCTGATGGCAGACCGGCTGGCCGCGGCGCCCGTGGACCGCTACTTCGGCAAGCCCGCGTACCACGCGTTGTCCATCGGCTGGCTCATGGGACGGCTGGCCAAGGCTGTTACCGGTAAAGACCTGGAGCAGCTGTACCGCACCGAGCTGGCCGAGCCGCTCGGCGTCGACGGCATCTACATGGGGCGCCCACCCGTCGGGGCGCCATCGGAATCTGCCGCGCTCACACCGTATTTGGATCGGGTCGCCCGATCCGCCTTCATCCGTCGCACGGCCCCGCCCGTCATGGGTGTGCTCGACAGGATGCCCGGCGCCAAGGGTGCCGCGTCGACGCTGTATCAGCCGGGTGCGGAGATGCTGCTGGCGGATGACGGACACGCCAGCGCGCCGGTGATGGATCTGCGGTGCGGGGCCGGCAGTGCCTGCTGCACCGCGCCGGCGCTGGCCAAGCTCTATGCCGCCCTGGCTGGTGACGGCAGCGTGGATGGCGTGCGACTGCTGTCACCGGAGATCACCAAGGGGCTGGCGCGCAAGCCCAGCTACCAGATCGATCACACGCTGGGGCTACCGATGGGCTGGCACCGGGGGTATCACTCTCTGACGGTGCCGGTGATCGGAGGCGGTTTCGGGCATATCGGCGCCGGTGGCTCCTTTGGCTGGGCCGATCAGAAACGCAAGATCTCGGTGGCCGTCGTGCATAACCGACTACCCAGCACGATGGTGTTCGATCAGACCGTCATCGGGACCTTCTTGCCGTCGATCATTCGCGCGGCGCGCTGA
- a CDS encoding SDR family NAD(P)-dependent oxidoreductase has translation MEGFSGKVAVVTGAGSGIGRALAVELARSGAKVAISDVDAEGLAETERQVKALGAEVRSDRLNVVEREAFLLYADAIKDHFGKVNQIYNNAGIAFQGEVEESQFKDIERIIDVDFWGVVNGTKAFLPHLIASGDGHVVNVSSLFGVLSMPGQSAYNSAKFAVRGFTESLRQEMIIGKKPVAVTCVHPGGIKTAIARNSTTAEGYDQQAMAAMFDKYLANTSPEAAARIILTAVRKKKPRVLVGPDAKILDVIVRLTGARYQDIFSLVTRFILPRPGK, from the coding sequence ATGGAAGGCTTCAGCGGCAAGGTTGCCGTGGTGACCGGCGCGGGTTCGGGTATCGGCCGCGCACTGGCCGTCGAGCTGGCACGATCGGGCGCCAAGGTCGCCATCAGCGATGTCGACGCCGAGGGGCTGGCCGAGACCGAACGCCAGGTCAAGGCCCTGGGCGCCGAGGTACGTTCGGATCGTCTCAATGTCGTTGAGCGCGAGGCCTTCCTGCTCTACGCCGACGCCATCAAGGACCACTTCGGCAAGGTCAACCAGATCTACAACAACGCCGGTATCGCCTTCCAGGGCGAGGTGGAGGAAAGCCAGTTCAAGGACATCGAGCGCATCATCGATGTGGACTTCTGGGGGGTCGTCAACGGCACCAAGGCGTTCCTGCCGCACCTGATCGCCTCCGGCGACGGCCACGTCGTCAACGTCTCCAGCCTGTTCGGCGTGCTCTCGATGCCGGGCCAAAGTGCTTACAACTCGGCCAAGTTCGCGGTCCGCGGATTCACCGAGTCGCTGCGCCAGGAAATGATCATCGGCAAGAAGCCCGTCGCCGTCACCTGCGTGCACCCCGGCGGCATCAAGACCGCCATCGCGCGCAACTCCACCACCGCCGAGGGCTATGACCAGCAGGCGATGGCCGCGATGTTCGACAAGTACCTGGCGAACACCAGCCCCGAGGCCGCGGCCCGCATCATCCTGACCGCGGTGCGCAAGAAGAAGCCGCGCGTGCTGGTCGGCCCCGACGCCAAGATCCTGGACGTCATCGTTCGGCTCACCGGAGCCCGCTACCAGGACATCTTCTCGCTGGTAACCCGCTTCATCCTGCCCCGGCCCGGCAAGTAA
- a CDS encoding SDR family NAD(P)-dependent oxidoreductase: MEGFSGKVAVVTGAGSGIGRALAIELARSGAKVAISDIDNEGLAETERQVKALGAEVRSDRLNVAEREAFLLYADVVKEHFGKVNQIYNNAGIDFHGEVEASAFKDIERIIDVDYWGVVNGTKAFLPHLIASGDGHVVNVSSIFGVMACPGQSAYNAAKFAVRGFTESLRQEMIVGKKPVAVTCVHPGGIKTNVARNATMAEGYDPAEFAKLFDLLAHTSPQAAARIILTAVRKKKPRVLVGPDAKLIDVLVRLTGARYQDLFSLGARFLMPKRSH, encoded by the coding sequence ATGGAGGGTTTCAGCGGCAAGGTCGCCGTGGTCACCGGCGCCGGTTCGGGAATCGGCCGCGCACTGGCCATCGAGCTGGCACGATCGGGCGCCAAGGTCGCCATCAGCGATATAGACAACGAGGGGCTGGCCGAAACCGAGCGCCAGGTCAAGGCCCTGGGCGCCGAGGTGCGATCCGACCGCCTGAACGTCGCCGAGCGGGAGGCCTTCCTGCTCTACGCCGACGTCGTCAAGGAACACTTCGGCAAGGTCAACCAGATCTACAACAACGCCGGCATCGACTTTCACGGCGAAGTGGAAGCCAGCGCGTTCAAGGACATCGAGCGCATCATCGACGTCGACTACTGGGGGGTCGTCAACGGCACCAAGGCGTTCCTGCCGCACCTGATCGCCTCCGGCGACGGCCACGTCGTCAACGTCTCGTCGATCTTCGGGGTGATGGCATGCCCGGGCCAAAGCGCCTACAACGCAGCCAAATTCGCGGTACGCGGATTCACCGAGTCGCTGCGCCAGGAAATGATCGTGGGCAAGAAGCCCGTCGCCGTCACCTGCGTGCACCCCGGCGGCATCAAGACCAACGTGGCCCGTAACGCCACCATGGCCGAAGGCTACGACCCCGCCGAATTCGCGAAGTTGTTCGATCTGCTCGCACACACCAGCCCCCAGGCCGCGGCCCGCATCATCCTGACCGCGGTGCGCAAGAAAAAGCCGCGCGTGCTCGTCGGGCCGGACGCCAAGCTGATCGACGTGCTGGTGCGGCTCACCGGTGCCCGGTACCAGGATCTGTTCTCGCTGGGCGCACGATTCCTGATGCCCAAACGTTCCCACTGA
- a CDS encoding class I SAM-dependent methyltransferase: protein MTVIVQRRSFNELVTRYWTLMSRVYNFPFVQRHIYSPAQTDTIKQLCEHDARRIADIACGTGILASRIRSELPHATVFGVDMSDGMLAKARARCAEVQWRKAPAEQLPFADASLDAVVTTSAFHFFDQPAALAEFSRVLAPGGMVSVATICPKERRWTRNGMGERGPAHFPTAGEMERLFTAAGFDVVVHRPVARPVTPPLVSVDWICVGLKT, encoded by the coding sequence ATGACTGTCATCGTCCAACGGCGTTCGTTCAACGAACTGGTCACCCGGTACTGGACCCTGATGTCCAGGGTCTACAACTTCCCCTTCGTACAACGCCACATCTATAGCCCGGCCCAGACCGACACCATCAAGCAGCTATGCGAACATGACGCCCGGCGTATCGCCGATATCGCTTGCGGTACCGGCATATTGGCTTCGCGCATCCGGTCCGAGCTGCCACATGCGACAGTGTTCGGGGTCGATATGTCCGACGGCATGCTGGCCAAAGCCCGGGCGCGCTGCGCCGAGGTGCAGTGGCGCAAGGCTCCGGCCGAGCAGCTCCCCTTCGCCGACGCCAGCCTGGACGCCGTGGTGACGACGTCGGCGTTTCACTTCTTCGATCAGCCCGCCGCGTTAGCGGAGTTCTCTCGCGTGTTGGCTCCGGGCGGCATGGTGTCGGTCGCCACGATCTGCCCCAAGGAGCGCCGCTGGACGCGCAACGGGATGGGCGAGCGCGGGCCGGCGCATTTCCCCACGGCCGGCGAGATGGAGCGGCTCTTCACGGCCGCCGGTTTCGATGTCGTCGTACATCGCCCGGTGGCACGCCCCGTCACACCGCCGCTGGTCTCCGTCGACTGGATTTGTGTGGGCCTCAAGACCTGA
- a CDS encoding PucR family transcriptional regulator, which produces MTASLSDRFMRRLPETARRAVDCFAAEVPYYGMLPREILDGEITEFTKQHFRIFARVMLEARPPTEDEFAVAILAASRRAQEDIPLPAILAVYNVAARVGIETLRELASPDEADEVLAVSVQLQRYLQLLLPAVAAAYLEERQGLYSATSEARRDLFDALIKGTPWREAAERASVTLALAYNVLFLYMPEPAANTVVARLRAHRVQDIVDQYAREPVLTSLDGRGGIVLLPAVGKVEALLPLFSEVAGGAVTVGVSDANDPGEIADAAEEARELALLALKLGRVAGAYRLSDLLLEYQITRPGRARDLLAAAVQPLAAHPHLQQALSAYLQHEHGRQLAAKSLHVHPNTLDYRLRRVAELTGLDPAQPSAARTLAAALLAVKAR; this is translated from the coding sequence ATGACGGCGTCGCTGAGTGATCGGTTCATGCGCAGGCTGCCCGAGACGGCGCGCCGCGCGGTGGACTGTTTCGCCGCCGAGGTGCCCTACTACGGGATGCTCCCGCGCGAGATTCTCGACGGCGAGATCACCGAGTTCACCAAGCAGCATTTCCGGATATTCGCGCGGGTGATGCTCGAAGCGCGGCCGCCCACCGAGGATGAGTTCGCGGTGGCGATCCTGGCCGCATCGCGGCGGGCGCAGGAGGACATCCCGCTTCCGGCAATCCTGGCCGTCTACAACGTCGCCGCGCGCGTCGGCATCGAGACGCTCCGGGAGTTGGCGAGTCCGGATGAAGCCGATGAGGTACTTGCCGTCAGTGTGCAGTTGCAACGCTATCTGCAGTTGTTACTGCCGGCGGTCGCCGCCGCCTATCTCGAAGAGCGGCAAGGTCTTTACAGTGCGACGTCAGAAGCCCGGCGCGATCTGTTCGACGCGCTGATCAAGGGCACACCGTGGCGGGAGGCGGCCGAACGGGCCAGCGTGACGTTGGCACTGGCGTATAACGTGCTGTTTCTCTACATGCCGGAACCCGCGGCGAACACCGTGGTGGCTCGCCTGCGCGCGCACCGGGTGCAGGACATCGTCGACCAATACGCACGCGAACCCGTGCTTACCTCGTTGGATGGCCGCGGCGGCATTGTTCTGCTGCCCGCGGTGGGCAAGGTGGAAGCACTGCTACCGCTGTTCTCCGAGGTGGCGGGTGGGGCTGTCACCGTGGGCGTCTCCGACGCCAACGACCCCGGCGAGATTGCCGACGCCGCCGAAGAGGCACGCGAATTGGCTTTACTGGCACTCAAACTCGGCCGGGTGGCGGGGGCGTACCGGCTCTCCGATCTGTTGTTGGAGTACCAGATCACCCGGCCAGGCCGGGCCCGTGACCTGCTCGCCGCGGCCGTGCAGCCACTGGCGGCGCACCCGCATCTACAGCAGGCGCTCAGCGCATACCTACAGCACGAGCACGGTCGACAGTTGGCGGCCAAATCGCTGCATGTGCATCCCAACACCCTGGATTATCGGCTGCGCCGGGTCGCCGAACTCACCGGTCTTGACCCGGCTCAGCCGTCGGCCGCGCGGACCCTGGCGGCCGCGTTGTTGGCCGTGAAGGCGCGCTGA
- a CDS encoding lipase family protein yields the protein MTAGAASTPAVAPPSIDDWPLQVDKPLSAAYDPFFGPAPEGWEATAPGTPLRRRRVRLGLFGFIPIKLHAWQVLYRSTDLHGNPETTVTTVVVPQRATPDSPLLAFQSAIDAVTPKRFPSYYLQQGSFGLTQSQNEFLLVVAALTKGWVVTISDHEGPHGLWMVARQPGYHVLDGLRATIAASGVDGIPQLSPQTPVAVWGYSGGGTASAWAAELAGEYAPELNMVGALIGAPAAQPGPLVHFHSGRPASGLIIPVLAAMMRAHPPAREFLERHLNRRGRRIVEKSERMTLLESVLRWPFLDFNKILDRPLEEVMDGPEITALTDEMTLGQRTPTAPVYLYHPIHDLLLPIQYTDQLAEDYIAGGAHVTYRRDRASEHIVLALAGGADALAWLDERLRGKALPAKSDVRTVLSTSLTMRAIRMLLRWQRGIIQLLAGKL from the coding sequence ATGACGGCCGGTGCCGCATCCACGCCTGCCGTGGCACCACCGTCGATCGACGACTGGCCGCTGCAGGTCGACAAGCCGTTATCGGCCGCGTATGACCCGTTCTTCGGCCCGGCTCCGGAGGGGTGGGAGGCCACCGCGCCCGGAACGCCGCTGCGCCGCAGACGGGTCCGGCTCGGGCTGTTCGGATTCATCCCGATAAAGCTGCATGCCTGGCAGGTTCTGTACCGCAGCACCGACCTGCACGGCAATCCGGAGACCACGGTGACGACGGTGGTGGTGCCGCAGCGCGCGACACCGGACTCACCATTGCTGGCGTTCCAGAGCGCCATCGACGCCGTCACTCCAAAACGGTTCCCGTCGTACTACCTGCAGCAGGGATCATTCGGCCTGACCCAATCGCAAAACGAATTCCTGTTGGTGGTGGCCGCACTCACCAAGGGGTGGGTTGTCACCATCAGTGATCACGAGGGGCCGCACGGACTTTGGATGGTGGCCCGGCAGCCCGGCTATCACGTTCTGGATGGGCTACGAGCCACCATCGCCGCTTCCGGCGTCGACGGCATCCCGCAACTGTCCCCACAAACCCCTGTCGCGGTCTGGGGATACTCCGGAGGCGGCACCGCGAGCGCGTGGGCGGCAGAGCTTGCCGGCGAGTACGCCCCGGAGCTGAACATGGTCGGGGCGCTGATCGGGGCACCCGCCGCGCAACCCGGCCCCCTGGTGCACTTTCACAGTGGGCGGCCCGCCTCGGGCCTGATCATCCCGGTGCTCGCCGCGATGATGCGCGCCCATCCGCCGGCCCGCGAGTTCCTGGAGCGCCATCTCAATCGCAGAGGGCGCCGGATCGTGGAGAAGTCCGAGCGCATGACGCTGCTGGAATCGGTACTGCGCTGGCCGTTCCTGGACTTCAACAAGATTCTCGATCGGCCCCTCGAAGAGGTCATGGACGGGCCCGAGATCACCGCGCTCACCGACGAGATGACGCTCGGGCAGCGCACACCGACCGCGCCGGTGTACCTGTACCACCCCATCCACGATCTGCTGCTGCCGATCCAGTACACCGACCAGCTGGCGGAGGACTACATCGCGGGCGGCGCTCACGTGACCTATCGGCGCGACCGCGCCAGCGAGCACATCGTGCTGGCTCTGGCCGGCGGCGCCGACGCGCTGGCGTGGCTCGATGAAAGGTTGCGCGGCAAGGCGTTACCCGCCAAGTCGGATGTTCGCACCGTGCTGTCCACTTCGTTGACCATGCGGGCGATCCGGATGCTGTTGCGCTGGCAGCGGGGCATCATCCAGTTGCTCGCCGGCAAGCTCTGA